From Salvia splendens isolate huo1 chromosome 3, SspV2, whole genome shotgun sequence, a single genomic window includes:
- the LOC121796808 gene encoding uncharacterized protein LOC121796808: MVFTPVIEVLQIVEEDGFAEQSGDACLLLGVVPTFEFAFILHLMTIILAITNQLSLALQRKDQDIVNAMALVEVAKQHLQDMRDEGWESLISEVSIFCEKNDTEILDMKDMYKTPGRGRPRRKGEVLTNLTYFRFELFNGVIDWQLQELNNRFNEANTNLLLCLSCLSPKSSFTAFNKSKLIERAHCYPLEFSEVSFRLLDKQLETYIRDMRSHEEFSNLESIGDLSQRLVATGRHIVYPLVYLLVKLALVLPVATASFERYFSAMKIVKSRLRNKMGDSWMNDCLVTYIERDIFCKIDAERILRSFQVMRPHREQL, translated from the coding sequence ATGGTGTTCACTCCAGTTATTGAGGTTCTCCAAATCGTTGAAGAAGATGGTTTTGCAGAACAAAGTGGTGACGCATGTTTGTTATTAGGTGTTGTGCCAACTTTTGAGTTTGCATTCATTTTGCACTTGATGACGATAATCTTGGCAATCACGAATCAACTATCTTTGGCATTGCAAAGGAAAGATCAGGATATTGTGAATGCGATGGCCTTAGTTGAAGTAGCAAAACAACATCTACAAGATATGCGGGATGAAGGATGGGAGTCTCTGATCAGCGAAGTATCTATATTTTGTGAGAAAAATGATACTGAAATCTTAGATATGAAGGACATGTATAAGACTCCTGGTCGAGGTCGTCCTCGAAGGAAAGGTGAAGTTTTGACGAACTTGACTTATTTCAGGTTTGAGCTTTTTAATGGTGTGATCGATTGGCAACTACAAGAACTCAACAATCGCTTCAATGAGGCTAACACAAATTTGCTTCTTTGCTTGTCTTGCTTAAGCCCAAAGAGTTCCTTTACTGCTTTTAACAAATCCAAATTGATTGAACGTGCTCATTGTTATCCTTTGGAGTTCTCTGAAGTTAGTTTTCGGTTGCTTGACAAACAACTCGAGACTTATATCCGCGACATGAGATCACATGAAGAGTTCTCAAATCTTGAAAGTATTGGAGATCTTTCTCAAAGGTTAGTTGCTACAGGAAGACATATTGTCTATCCATTGGTTTATTTGCTTGTGAAGTTGGCTTTGGTTCTACCTGTTGCGACCGCATCATTTGAAAGGTATTTTTCGGCTATGAAAATTGTGAAAAGCCGTCTTCGTAATAAGATGGGAGACTCTTGGATGAATGATTGTTTGGTTACATATATTGAGAGAGATATATTTTGTAAGATTGATGCTGAAAGAATTTTGCGTAGTTTTCAAGTCATGAGACCTCATCGGGAACAATTGTAA